One Dunckerocampus dactyliophorus isolate RoL2022-P2 chromosome 18, RoL_Ddac_1.1, whole genome shotgun sequence genomic region harbors:
- the si:dkey-89b17.4 gene encoding zinc finger protein 646 isoform X3: MAMHDMSGAKGFPCKECDMVCPSTPSLLEHMKAHYQQAESARFECEQCGRLYKHAASLANHKKSHEVGSFQCPVCTRTLPNAVALKNHLRIHTLSPSSVHAEEESEETPEEGGHHERDYTLAQDLPDSFGRPLLNNSALQGHEADENDKKSSPGSDDAWDRPFKCDQCDRTYRHHGSLVNHKKCHQQGSFKCSVCFKQFSNLAGLNSHERTHSKFKNPAASMVSSSSSSSLLESERRAGSSQPTQSDATNTCFCHLCQIVLPNKADFQEHVLLHNTTSPSLGLSRSFPGIMPHNLSTVRSPAYTPTLGDPLPLPPLPADKRGPYDPIMGPPVNNPIYTCAYCGAGHPDLETLKVHYLTHDPHSASHGQDSAILNSDTLSSGSQGSVSSPSGGRVAQPSSPEDVERRFKCGECGKSYRHAGSLVNHKRCHQTGHYQCSVCCKQYPHLAALHSHLRSHKGRASNQPLNDGNDWLSPEPLTLESQQSYVQEGSGTTTPIALPGNLADPAHFVSDGGHSNALDSLEFHDRFDSSSISQSSSTHRQADRHVCADCGEMYADVSGIKTHMCPRRGQPPPPPQQQQSNMSNGFLGNMSYHGTSATSMATGSTSSLKEGSSQRPYSQTGGKRMANADKDDDDDGEVYQCSVCGNHYASLRALRSHLRSHANNPTGPGPSSLEQDWRMICSTCGQSFSRKQDLLNHQLVHGPQRPDGQQQGIGGTSANGGDKMDGRSHICVDCGMFFADRHHLITHLCPGKNRASSVAKQGLTGAKGMSGGEGIGGGVAGGSRDFAGNGRRPMMDQSDKPHKCEQCGRGYRHPCSLLNHKKSHKTGVFRCLVCQKRYYNLLALKNHQRTHFDLKRHKCEECGKAFKIQKQLINHLRLHEEHRAKGLVRTGPNVSRFQQSGPSQLQSMRGESSKGPAMNIKYAHQGFKKPYSSAGTSRPQKFDPAESGRRPFACEECGKTYRHAGSLANHKNLHKIGEYHCNVCNSTYPNRLAMKNHLRLHFAQKKHNCQECGKGFRTQRQLATHTTAGLCKGPQGPGAQMDFECDGCCEGFPSAEDLAAHDCPAQHLPSSSSGGSSSNVSMERSSVDLDSDERPYACDLCSCAYKHASSLLNHKHTHKTGNFRCNFCDKPYTNYMALRNHMRIHTQRKKHICHTCGKAFRLARFLRNHQKVHEEGATPFGCPTCGKSFQGRSGLARHRCGDNQV; this comes from the exons ATGGCAATGCATGATATGAGTGGTGCCAAGGGTTTCCCCTGTAAAGAATGTGATATGGTCTGCCCCAGTACTCCCAGTCTTCTAGAGCACATGAAAGCACATTACCAGCAAGCAGAAAGTGCACGTTTTGAGTGTGAACAGTGTGGCCGACTTTACAAGCACGCAGCTAGCTTAGCCAACCACAAAAAGTCTCACGAAGTGGGCTCCTTCCAGTGTCCTGTTTGCACCCGGACCCTGCCCAACGCCGTGGCCCTCAAGAACCACCTTCGCATACACACGTTGTCCCCAAGCAGCGTGCACGCCGAGGAAGAGAGCGAGGAGACGCCAGAGGAAGGAGGTCATCACGAGAGGGACTACACCCTTGCTCAGGACCTCCCGGACAGCTTTGGTCGCCCTCTTCTGAACAACAGCGCCCTGCAGGGTCACGAAGCGGACGAAAACGACAAGAAAAGTTCCCCCGGGTCGGACGACGCCTGGGACCGACCGTTCAAGTGTGACCAGTGCGACAGAACCTACCGGCACCACGGCAGCTTGGTGAACCACAAGAAGTGTCACCAGCAAGGAAGCTTTAAGTGCTCCGTGTGCTTCAAACAATTCAGCAACCTGGCCGGCCTCAACAGCCACGAGAGAACCCACTCCAAGTTTAAGAACCCGGCTGCGTCCATGgtgagcagcagcagtagcagcagcctCCTCGAGTCGGAGCGCCGTGCCGGCAGCTCTCAGCCCACCCAGAGCGACGCCACCAACACTTGCTTCTGCCACCTGTGTCAGATCGTGCTGCCCAACAAGGCCGACTTCCAGGAGCACGTTCTCCTGCACAACACGACCTCACCTTCCCTTGGACTCTCCCGCAGCTTCCCTGGCATCATGCCCCATAATCTGAGTACGGTTCGATCTCCGGCCTACACCCCAACGCTTGGGGACCCCTTACCCCTGCCGCCTTTGCCCGCTGATAAAAGGGGTCCCTATGACCCCATCATGGGCCCTCCTGTCAACAATCCCATCTACACGTGTGCGTACTGTGGCGCAGGACATCCTGACTTGGAGACTCTCAAAGTACACTACCTGACGCATGACCCCCACTCTGCCTCCCATGGCCAGGATAGTGCCATCCTCAACTCGGACACACTAAGTTCTGGCTCACAGGGGTCGGTATCGTCTCCTTCTGGAGGTCGCGTGGCCCAGCCCAGTTCTCCTGAGGACGTGGAGCGTCGCTTCAAGTGTGGTGAGTGCGGCAAGAGCTACCGGCACGCGGGCAGTCTGGTCAACCACAAGCGCTGCCATCAGACGGGTCACTATCAGTGTAGCGTCTGTTGTAAACAATACCCTCATCTGGCGGCTCTGCACAGCCACCTGCGAAGCCACAAGGGGCGCGCCTCCAACCAGCCTCTCAACGACGGCAACGACTGGCTATCTCCAGAGCCGCTCACGCTGGAATCTCAGCAGAGTTATGTGCAGGAGGGCAGTGGCACCACCACTCCCATCGCGCTTCCTGGAAACCTTGCTGACCCTGCCCACTTTGTATCGGATGGAGGACACAGCAACGCTTTGGACTCCCTCGAGTTTCACGACCGCTTTGACAGCAGCTCCATTTCCCAAAGCAGCTCGACTCACCGACAGGCCGACCGCCACGTGTGCGCTGACTGCGGTGAGATGTACGCTGACGTGTCTGGTATTAAGACACACATGTGCCCGCGCCGTGgtcagcctcctcctcctcctcagcagcagcagagtaACATGTCCAACGGCTTTCTAGGCAACATGAGCTACCATGGCACCAGTGCCACCTCCATGGCCACTGGCAGCACAAGCAGCCTGAAGGAGGGAAGCAGCCAACGACCGTACTCCCAGACTGGAGGTAAGAGAATGGCCAATGCTGacaaggatgatgatgatgacggagAAGTATACCAGTGCTCCGTGTGCGGGAACCACTATGCCAGTCTCAGAGCCCTTCGGAGCCATCTGCGGAGTCATGCCAATAATCCCACTGGTCCTGGACCGTCCAGCCTGGAGCAGGATTGGAGGATGATCTGCTCCACATGTGGACAAAGTTTCTCCAGGAAGCAGGACCTCCTAAATCATCAGCTAGTCCACGGCCCGCAAAGGCCAGACGGCCAGCAGCAGGGCATCGGAGGCACTTCGGCCAATGGCGGGGACAAGATGGACGGCCGCAGCCACATTTGTGTGGACTGCGGTATGTTTTTTGCTGACCGTCACCACCTGATCACCCACCTGTGTCCTGGTAAGAATCGGGCCAGCTCAGTGGCTAAGCAGGGCCTCACTGGAGCCAAAGGGATGTCTGGAGGCGAAGGCATCGGCGGTGGGGTTGCAGGAGGAAGCCGTGACTTTGCCGGGAACGGGCGTAGGCCGATGATGGACCAAAGTGACAAACCCCACAAGTGTGAGCAGTGCGGGCGAGGCTACAGACACCCGTGCTCCCTCCTAAACCACAAAAAGTCTCACAAGACAGGTGTGTTCCGCTGCTTGGTGTGTCAGAAACGTTACTACAACCTGCTGGCCCTCAAGAACCACCAGAGGACTCACTTTGATCTCAAGAG GCACAAGTGTGAAGAATGTGGAAAGGCCTTCAAGATCCAAAAACAACTGATTAACCACTTACGTCTCCACGAGGAACACCGGGCCAAAGGTCTGGTTCGCACCGGCCCAAATGTTTCACGCTTCCAGCAGTCCGGACCATCTCAACTGCAGAGCATGCGAGGGGAGTCATCAAAGGGCCCCGCCATGAACATCAAATATGCCCATCAGGGCTTCAAAAAGCCCTACTCGTCTGCCGGAACATCCAGGCCACAGAAGTTTGACCCGGCTGAGAGTGGACGGCGGCCTTTCGCCTGCGAGGAATGCGGAAAGACGTACCGGCATGCGGGCAGCCTGGCCAATCACAAGAACCTCCACAAAATTGGCGAGTACCACTGCAATGTGTGCAACTCCACATACCCCAACAGGCTGGCCATGAAGAATCACCTGCGGCTCCACTTCGCCCAGAAGAAGCACAACTGCCAGGAGTGTGGGAAAGGTTTTCGCACCCAGAGGCAGCTGGCTACGCACACCACGGCCGGCCTGTGCAAGGGCCCGCAGGGTCCCGGCGCACAGATGGATTTCGAGTGCGACGGCTGCTGCGAAGGCTTCCCCTCAGCCGAAGATTTGGCGGCGCACGACTGCCCCGCCCAGCACCTGCCGTCGTCCTCATCGGGCGGTAGCTCGTCCAATGTCAGCATGGAGAGGAGCTCAGTGGACCTGGACTCGGACGAGAGGCCCTATGCCTGTGACCTCTGCAGCTGCGCCTACAAGCACGCCAGCTCCTTGCTCAACCACAAGCACACGCACAAGACGGGCAACTTCCGCTGCAACTTCTGCGACAAGCCCTACACCAACTACATGGCCCTGCGCAACCACATGCGCATACACACGCAACGCAAGAAGCACATCTGCCACACATGCGGGAAAGCCTTCCGCCTTGCCCGCTTCCTCCGCAACCACCAGAAGGTTCACGAGGAGGGCGCCACGCCCTTTGGCTGCCCTACCTGCGGGAAGAGCTTCCAGGGGAGGTCGGGTCTGGCCAGACACCGCTGCGGGGACAACCAG GTGTGA